In Reichenbachiella agarivorans, one genomic interval encodes:
- a CDS encoding penicillin acylase family protein encodes MDQLPAAAFIGSNSWVLGPTKTKSGRAILANDPHIGYSQPAVWYEAHIEAPGFSLYGFHLAGFPFAVIGHNRRMATGMTMFENDDIDLYFEKISKSDTSRYIQDGISKVLTYRQETIIVKDSSDILLNVRSTAHGPIMNQALGLSDSIPPVTMMWTYLQLPSDELEVLYKLQRAKGIHEARNQIAKIHAPGLNMMYADVGGNYARWSAATLTHRSQSATPKLIMDGSDSKNDPLGYYDFSYNPKSENAPWGYAYSANNQPDSIHGISHPGYYLPEDRANRIIELLDQDKKWDVKGTQAMMLDYQSNTAMSINQSILQSLDYGHLKEPVHQSVLDLLKDWDGNFKEDDPIGTVFNKLIFKIQQLAMQDELGKESFEAYLKTHVMKRSLEPLIANDSSVWWDDVTTEEKESRTDIITEAFISGIQELQTQLGDQVSDWQWGKVHQLEHQHVFGKVALLRGIFNVGPFEVSGSNEVINNYLFSLNEMGEAHVHAGPSTRRIVDFADVEKNSWSILPTGNSGNIFSPHYEDQAKMYVQGKFRRMLMNKKEIKSISKAPLILVPK; translated from the coding sequence ATGGATCAATTGCCTGCTGCAGCCTTTATTGGCAGCAATAGTTGGGTACTGGGCCCCACCAAAACCAAATCAGGAAGGGCAATTCTTGCCAATGATCCTCACATAGGCTATTCCCAACCGGCAGTTTGGTATGAGGCACATATCGAAGCGCCAGGTTTTAGTCTCTACGGGTTTCATCTCGCTGGATTCCCTTTTGCTGTCATCGGTCACAACCGACGGATGGCGACTGGCATGACGATGTTCGAAAATGACGATATCGATTTGTACTTCGAAAAAATAAGTAAGTCTGACACCAGCCGCTACATACAAGATGGAATCTCCAAAGTACTGACTTACCGACAAGAAACCATTATCGTCAAAGACAGTTCTGACATTTTGCTAAATGTACGGTCTACAGCTCATGGTCCAATCATGAATCAAGCATTAGGGTTGAGTGATTCGATTCCCCCTGTTACCATGATGTGGACTTATCTCCAGTTGCCCAGTGATGAGCTAGAGGTTCTTTACAAATTGCAGCGAGCCAAAGGCATACATGAAGCCAGAAACCAAATAGCTAAAATCCATGCACCAGGACTCAACATGATGTATGCCGATGTGGGTGGCAATTATGCCCGTTGGTCTGCTGCTACATTGACTCATCGCTCACAAAGTGCCACACCGAAACTCATCATGGATGGATCGGATTCTAAAAATGACCCTTTGGGTTATTATGATTTTTCGTACAATCCCAAATCAGAAAATGCACCTTGGGGCTATGCCTACAGTGCCAATAACCAACCAGATTCTATCCATGGCATTTCACATCCTGGCTATTACTTGCCAGAGGATAGAGCCAACAGAATCATAGAACTTTTGGATCAGGACAAAAAGTGGGATGTGAAAGGGACCCAAGCCATGATGCTCGACTATCAATCCAATACCGCGATGAGTATCAATCAGTCAATTTTGCAGAGTTTGGATTATGGTCACTTAAAAGAGCCTGTCCATCAAAGCGTCTTGGATTTGTTGAAAGACTGGGATGGAAATTTTAAAGAAGATGATCCAATCGGTACTGTTTTCAACAAGTTGATATTCAAAATACAACAACTGGCGATGCAGGATGAATTGGGCAAGGAATCATTTGAAGCTTATCTCAAAACACATGTGATGAAAAGAAGCCTCGAACCACTGATTGCCAATGACTCATCTGTGTGGTGGGATGATGTCACTACGGAAGAAAAGGAAAGTAGAACGGACATCATCACGGAGGCTTTCATATCAGGAATCCAAGAGCTGCAAACTCAACTCGGTGATCAGGTATCAGACTGGCAATGGGGCAAAGTGCATCAACTAGAGCACCAGCATGTATTTGGCAAAGTAGCACTGCTCCGAGGGATTTTTAATGTGGGTCCTTTTGAAGTATCGGGTAGCAACGAGGTGATTAATAATTACCTGTTCTCTCTCAATGAAATGGGCGAAGCGCACGTACATGCTGGACCCTCTACACGCCGAATCGTTGATTTCGCAGATGTGGAAAAAAATAGTTGGAGCATTTTGCCGACAGGCAACTCAGGCAACATATTTTCTCCACACTATGAAGATCAAGCCAAAATGTACGTACAAGGGAAATTTAGAAGGATGTTGATGAACAAGAAGGAAATCAAATCCATTTCGAAAGCACCATTGATCCTAGTTCCGAAGTGA
- a CDS encoding penicillin acylase family protein — protein MLKKFSVAIVVLIGLLYLIYYLISTSLEPQYSGTAVLWGLESKSTVYFDKYGVPHIYAESELDAYRTLGYVHAQDRLWQMELVRRIAPGRLSEIFGKDLLSADMFFKTLGVNLYSEQQVARLKSEGDPNVLNAAQAYLDGINAYMHHGPTPIEFIILGIEKRDFELVDIYNVLGYMSISFAQAHKTEPVLTQIYQKYGVRYLDDLDIDGREGTQLMMNHQLSVRCFRFRDRFRQLWINCLLQPLLAAIVGYWAPPKPNQEGQFLPMILT, from the coding sequence ATGCTCAAGAAATTTTCGGTAGCCATCGTAGTCTTGATTGGTTTGCTTTACCTCATATATTATTTGATTTCCACATCACTAGAACCCCAATATTCTGGTACCGCTGTTTTGTGGGGATTGGAATCTAAGTCTACGGTTTATTTTGACAAGTACGGCGTGCCACATATCTATGCAGAATCTGAGCTAGATGCCTATCGTACGCTGGGTTATGTCCATGCTCAGGATCGCCTTTGGCAAATGGAGTTGGTACGGCGAATTGCACCAGGGAGATTGTCTGAGATTTTTGGCAAAGACTTGTTGAGTGCAGATATGTTTTTCAAAACATTAGGTGTCAACCTATATTCCGAACAGCAGGTTGCAAGATTGAAAAGTGAGGGAGACCCAAATGTTTTGAATGCTGCCCAAGCCTATCTTGATGGCATCAATGCCTATATGCATCATGGTCCGACTCCAATAGAGTTTATTATTTTGGGAATCGAAAAGCGAGATTTCGAATTGGTCGATATTTACAATGTCCTAGGATACATGTCCATCAGTTTTGCACAAGCGCATAAGACAGAACCCGTCCTGACTCAGATTTATCAAAAATATGGCGTAAGGTATCTGGATGATCTGGACATAGATGGGAGAGAAGGTACTCAACTGATGATGAACCACCAATTGTCCGTTCGCTGCTTCAGATTTCGAGACAGGTTTCGGCAATTATGGATCAATTGCCTGCTGCAGCCTTTATTGGCAGCAATAGTTGGGTACTGGGCCCCACCAAAACCAAATCAGGAAGGGCAATTCTTGCCAATGATCCTCACATAG
- a CDS encoding MaoC family dehydratase, which produces MLKVGDQYSTEFSISQEQVNLFAELSGDKNPLHLDAEFAAETPFKKPIAHGIFSASFISKVLGMDFPGQGTLYLSQNLSFKRPVFPEEAYEVRLEIIETTEGKHTATIKTQIFDKAKNKLVVDGEAQVRHLEKLP; this is translated from the coding sequence ATGTTGAAAGTAGGAGATCAGTACAGCACAGAGTTTAGCATCAGCCAAGAGCAAGTCAATTTATTCGCGGAGTTGTCGGGAGACAAAAACCCACTACACCTCGATGCGGAGTTTGCCGCAGAGACGCCTTTCAAAAAGCCGATTGCACACGGAATATTTTCAGCCTCATTTATTTCCAAAGTGTTGGGCATGGATTTTCCTGGACAAGGCACCTTGTATCTGTCTCAGAATCTTTCTTTCAAACGACCAGTGTTTCCAGAAGAGGCCTACGAGGTACGACTTGAAATCATCGAAACCACAGAGGGAAAACATACTGCTACCATCAAGACCCAAATTTTTGACAAGGCAAAAAACAAACTGGTCGTAGATGGTGAAGCTCAAGTGAGGCATCTGGAGAAACTCCCATAA
- a CDS encoding acetyl-CoA C-acyltransferase → MEAYIVKGYRTAVGKSKKGGFRFIRPDDLAADVIKHLTAQVPALDPKRIDDLIVGNAIPEAEQGMQMGRMISLLSLPVEVPGLIVNRYCGSGLETIAMATAKIKAGMAECIIAGGTESMSLVPMMGYKTALNWEIAKNNPEYYLSMGMTAEEIAKDYGISREQADQFAVKSHEKALAAIKDGKFKDEIVPITVKETYINDEGKKAEREYVVDTDEGPRADTSMEGLAKLRPAFKMGGQVTAGNSSQTSDGAAFVMVMSERMVKELKLEPIARLVTYAAAGVSPRIMGIGPVEAIPKALRQAGMKLSDIEQIELNEAFAAQSLAVIQEAGLNPDIINVNGGAVALGHPLGCTGAKLSIQLLNEMRRRKQKYGMVSACVGGGQGVAGIYEFLS, encoded by the coding sequence ATGGAAGCTTACATAGTTAAAGGATATAGAACAGCAGTTGGTAAATCAAAAAAAGGTGGATTCAGATTCATCAGGCCTGATGATCTCGCTGCAGATGTGATCAAGCACCTCACGGCACAAGTGCCAGCGCTGGATCCAAAAAGAATAGATGATCTCATCGTGGGCAATGCCATTCCCGAAGCGGAACAAGGCATGCAGATGGGAAGGATGATTTCGTTGTTGTCGTTACCGGTCGAAGTGCCAGGTTTGATCGTCAACAGATATTGTGGTTCGGGATTGGAAACTATCGCCATGGCCACTGCCAAAATCAAAGCCGGAATGGCCGAGTGTATCATCGCTGGTGGTACAGAGTCTATGTCTCTCGTTCCGATGATGGGATACAAAACAGCCCTCAACTGGGAAATCGCCAAGAACAATCCAGAGTACTATTTGTCAATGGGCATGACTGCCGAGGAAATCGCCAAAGATTATGGCATTTCTCGCGAGCAAGCGGATCAATTTGCCGTTAAATCTCATGAAAAAGCACTTGCAGCGATCAAAGACGGAAAATTCAAAGACGAGATCGTCCCGATCACTGTCAAAGAAACCTACATCAACGACGAGGGCAAAAAAGCCGAGCGTGAATATGTAGTGGATACTGACGAGGGTCCAAGAGCAGATACTTCCATGGAGGGATTAGCCAAGCTGAGACCAGCTTTCAAAATGGGAGGGCAGGTTACAGCGGGTAACTCATCTCAAACTTCTGACGGAGCAGCTTTCGTCATGGTGATGTCGGAGCGCATGGTCAAAGAATTGAAACTGGAGCCGATTGCGAGATTGGTGACTTATGCTGCGGCAGGCGTGAGTCCACGCATCATGGGCATCGGTCCGGTCGAGGCAATTCCGAAAGCTTTGAGACAAGCAGGGATGAAACTCAGTGATATCGAGCAAATCGAACTCAACGAAGCTTTCGCTGCTCAATCACTCGCCGTGATCCAAGAAGCGGGACTTAATCCAGACATCATCAATGTCAATGGAGGAGCAGTGGCACTCGGTCACCCACTAGGATGCACAGGAGCAAAACTCTCGATCCAACTGCTGAACGAAATGCGCCGCAGAAAACAAAAATACGGCATGGTTTCCGCCTGTGTTGGCGGTGGACAAGGTGTCGCAGGCATCTATGAGTTTTTGAGCTAA
- a CDS encoding four helix bundle protein: MHDFGKLNIWKRSIELVTEIYQLTGHFPESEKFGLTNQIRRCSVSVPSNIAEGTGRKSDKEFVQFLSIAMGSLCELETQLIIGENLNFINEEQKETAVSEINEIQKMIRVFGESLKSNV; the protein is encoded by the coding sequence ATGCATGATTTTGGAAAACTGAACATTTGGAAAAGAAGCATTGAGTTGGTGACAGAAATATATCAACTCACAGGTCATTTTCCAGAATCTGAAAAATTTGGATTGACCAATCAGATTCGTAGATGTTCTGTTTCTGTTCCCTCAAACATTGCTGAGGGAACAGGTAGAAAATCAGACAAAGAATTTGTCCAGTTCTTGAGCATAGCCATGGGTTCATTATGTGAACTAGAGACTCAATTGATAATTGGTGAAAACCTCAATTTTATCAATGAGGAGCAAAAAGAGACCGCAGTCTCCGAAATAAATGAAATACAAAAAATGATAAGGGTTTTCGGCGAAAGTCTAAAATCTAATGTCTAA
- a CDS encoding 3-hydroxyacyl-CoA dehydrogenase/enoyl-CoA hydratase family protein has translation MNRAIKKVAVLGSGIMGSRIACHFANIGVEVLLLDIAPKELDPAETAKGLTLDSSAVKNRIVNQAFQSTLAAKPAALYDPTKAELVKLGNFDDDMPKIADYDWIIEVVVENLAIKKSVFETVEKYRKSGTLVTSNTSGIPIHLMTDGRSEDFKKHFCGTHFFNPPRYLRLLEIIPTKDTDPEVVKFLMNYGDLFLGKETVLCKDTPAFIANRIGIYAIMSGMHTIEKMGFTVGEIDRMTGPIIGRAKSATFRTMDVVGLDTTVKVATNLYEGLPHDESRDAFKLPKIVQELYDKKWWGDKTKQGYFKKTVDKNGQKDILELNLKTMEYGERTKASYESLSKVKDIENVKERLPILVNAEDKAGEFYRATFYDMFKYCSMRIPEIADELYRIDQAVAAGFAWEIGPFETWDVLGVKETAQKMEAAGMKPAPWVQEMLDGGHERFYKFEKGKKLYYDIPSKSYKVVPGTEGFVILEAYKENNVVFQNAGSTVYDIGDGILNVEFHTKMNAIGGEVIEGINTAISKAEENYRGVVIGNESQQFSAGANLAMLFMYASDQEYDEIDMMIRQFQQTMVRARFSDIPVVSAPSGLALGGGCELSMHCDAIQAHAETYIGLVEVGVGLIPGGGGTKELTLRASDEYSEGDPELNILQKYFMNIATAKVATSAAEAAEMSILKSSDRITLNRSRLLADAKARAIELAEAGYTRPTERKDIKVHGRSSMAMFEAGVTGMLYGNYISEHDAKIAKKLAYVMSGGDLTSNTLVSEQYLLDLEREAFLSLTGEPKTLERIHSILFKGKPLRN, from the coding sequence ATGAATAGAGCCATCAAAAAAGTTGCTGTACTGGGTTCCGGAATCATGGGATCACGGATAGCCTGCCATTTCGCCAACATCGGAGTGGAAGTATTATTGTTGGATATTGCACCGAAGGAATTAGACCCAGCCGAAACCGCCAAAGGACTGACCCTCGATAGCAGTGCAGTAAAAAACAGAATTGTCAATCAAGCATTTCAATCCACACTGGCTGCCAAACCTGCAGCATTGTACGACCCCACCAAAGCTGAATTAGTCAAATTGGGGAATTTCGACGATGACATGCCCAAGATTGCAGACTATGATTGGATTATCGAAGTAGTAGTTGAAAATCTTGCCATCAAAAAATCGGTTTTCGAAACAGTCGAAAAGTACCGAAAATCTGGGACACTCGTCACATCCAACACCTCAGGGATTCCTATCCATCTGATGACGGATGGACGAAGTGAGGATTTCAAAAAGCATTTTTGTGGCACACACTTTTTCAACCCACCACGATACCTGAGACTGCTGGAAATTATCCCGACCAAAGACACAGATCCAGAAGTCGTCAAATTCTTGATGAACTATGGAGATTTGTTTTTGGGCAAAGAAACTGTGCTTTGCAAAGACACGCCAGCCTTCATCGCCAATCGAATAGGAATCTATGCGATCATGTCGGGTATGCATACCATCGAAAAAATGGGATTCACCGTCGGTGAAATTGATAGAATGACTGGACCGATCATCGGTCGCGCCAAATCTGCAACTTTCCGCACGATGGATGTGGTAGGATTGGACACGACAGTCAAAGTCGCAACGAATCTCTACGAGGGTTTGCCACACGACGAATCCAGAGATGCATTCAAACTCCCAAAAATTGTCCAAGAACTCTATGACAAAAAATGGTGGGGAGACAAAACCAAGCAAGGCTATTTTAAGAAAACGGTCGATAAGAATGGCCAGAAGGACATTTTGGAGCTCAATCTCAAAACCATGGAATATGGCGAGCGAACCAAAGCAAGCTATGAGAGCCTCTCTAAGGTAAAAGACATCGAAAATGTCAAAGAACGCCTTCCGATCTTAGTTAACGCTGAGGACAAAGCAGGAGAGTTCTACAGAGCGACGTTCTATGATATGTTCAAGTACTGCTCGATGCGAATCCCTGAGATCGCCGATGAGCTATATAGGATCGACCAGGCGGTCGCCGCAGGCTTTGCTTGGGAGATTGGTCCATTCGAGACGTGGGATGTCTTAGGCGTCAAGGAAACAGCTCAAAAAATGGAGGCCGCAGGAATGAAGCCAGCACCATGGGTGCAAGAAATGCTCGATGGTGGTCACGAGCGCTTCTACAAATTCGAAAAAGGCAAAAAACTGTATTATGACATTCCGTCCAAATCTTACAAGGTAGTCCCTGGTACTGAGGGTTTTGTGATTTTGGAGGCTTACAAAGAAAACAATGTAGTCTTCCAAAATGCAGGTTCTACTGTTTATGATATTGGAGATGGCATTCTCAACGTAGAGTTCCACACCAAAATGAACGCCATCGGAGGTGAGGTGATCGAAGGTATCAACACAGCCATTTCGAAAGCCGAAGAAAACTACCGAGGAGTTGTGATTGGCAATGAATCACAGCAATTTTCTGCTGGAGCGAATCTGGCGATGCTGTTCATGTATGCTTCAGATCAGGAATATGACGAAATCGACATGATGATCCGACAATTCCAACAAACAATGGTTCGAGCGAGATTTTCGGATATACCTGTGGTGTCTGCGCCATCTGGCTTGGCATTGGGTGGGGGTTGTGAATTGTCCATGCATTGTGATGCGATACAGGCACATGCCGAAACTTACATTGGTTTGGTTGAAGTCGGAGTTGGGCTGATCCCAGGAGGGGGAGGAACCAAAGAGTTGACTTTGCGTGCTTCGGATGAATATTCAGAAGGAGATCCAGAACTAAATATTCTTCAGAAGTATTTTATGAATATTGCTACGGCAAAAGTGGCCACTTCAGCTGCAGAGGCAGCTGAGATGAGTATTTTGAAATCTTCGGATAGAATCACGCTCAATAGATCTCGACTTTTGGCGGATGCCAAAGCCAGAGCCATCGAATTGGCAGAAGCTGGCTACACCAGACCTACCGAGCGAAAAGATATCAAAGTCCACGGACGCAGTTCGATGGCAATGTTCGAAGCAGGTGTGACAGGTATGTTGTACGGCAATTATATCTCCGAGCATGATGCCAAGATCGCCAAAAAATTGGCTTACGTCATGAGTGGTGGAGATTTGACCTCCAACACTTTGGTTTCGGAGCAATACCTGCTTGATCTAGAAAGAGAAGCTTTCTTGAGCTTGACAGGAGAACCAAAAACACTGGAAAGAATTCATAGCATCTTGTTCAAGGGAAAACCTTTAAGAAACTAG
- a CDS encoding MarR family winged helix-turn-helix transcriptional regulator produces the protein MKKEETVDYHIKVVWHAISRMYNQGGQERGITASSGFVLLNIDIEKGTPATKIAPLLGMEARSLTRMLKSMEENGLIYRERDPNDKRSVKIMLTEEGKKKRSFSKKAVIYFNESVRSKVSDEKLAAFFEVMSSIEQVIEENRNIEQQIILIENE, from the coding sequence ATGAAAAAAGAAGAAACGGTAGACTACCACATCAAGGTAGTTTGGCATGCAATATCCAGAATGTATAATCAAGGAGGACAAGAGAGAGGGATCACTGCATCTTCTGGTTTTGTATTGCTCAACATAGATATAGAAAAAGGAACACCAGCGACTAAAATCGCGCCACTCTTGGGGATGGAAGCAAGGAGCTTGACCAGAATGCTCAAGAGTATGGAAGAAAACGGATTGATATACCGTGAAAGAGATCCAAACGACAAGAGGTCTGTTAAAATCATGTTGACAGAAGAGGGGAAGAAAAAAAGGAGTTTTTCAAAAAAGGCCGTCATTTACTTCAATGAAAGTGTACGTAGCAAAGTTTCCGACGAAAAACTAGCTGCGTTTTTTGAAGTGATGTCTTCCATCGAACAAGTCATAGAAGAAAACAGAAACATAGAACAACAAATAATTTTGATCGAAAATGAATAG
- a CDS encoding tetratricopeptide repeat protein, translated as MKLFLSLIAIIIPLSLVAQDDQKIQLANEYYLNGDFQKAKDVYDDLSNRRENIPTIHNNYFDVLLSLNDFKTADKYLKNALKNYPSNVYYRIDEGILLTATQRQDLADKKYVQLIDEIKENSFLVRTAAQYFISKQLTEYALQTYQQGRKSSNDHQEYALELANTYRILGDKEKMMNEYLVFASLRPQNLRYVKNILQNLLQNEEDMQKFQNSLMDNIQRDPSTDMYADLLIWAFMQQKNFHGAFIQAKAITKRFRENGYRLMDIGMIALDNKSYVEAEEVFEYIIQSMPESQYYLQARRELIKTRQEKVKNVFPVDQTAIRQLTKDYESLIIEVGLNAETIEAFRQKALLHAFYLDEKDSAIAMLNQIIALPRVDLKSKSLSKLDLGDIFLLIDEPWEATLLYSQVEKANKSSDIGYEAKFKNAKLNYYLGNFELAKSHLDILKTATTKEIANDAMALSLLIQNNTVLDTSDFVLKEFADIDLLRFQNKTLEAKDKYLQMLKSYPHHSLTDEIHWQLAHIYLEIGEYENAVLNLDVIESDYKTDIFGDDALFLKGKIFEEYLHDTDTAMELYKSFLITYPGSIYVAEARKRFRTLRGDNVYQ; from the coding sequence ATGAAATTATTTCTCTCTCTAATAGCAATCATCATTCCGCTCAGCCTCGTGGCGCAGGACGATCAAAAAATTCAACTTGCCAATGAATATTATCTTAATGGTGATTTTCAAAAAGCAAAGGATGTCTATGATGATTTGTCCAATCGCAGAGAAAACATACCAACTATCCACAACAATTATTTTGATGTCTTGTTATCCCTCAATGATTTCAAAACTGCAGATAAGTATTTGAAAAATGCTTTGAAGAATTATCCATCCAATGTTTACTACAGAATAGATGAAGGAATCCTATTGACCGCAACGCAACGCCAAGATCTAGCAGACAAAAAATACGTTCAGCTCATAGATGAAATCAAAGAAAACAGTTTTTTGGTGCGGACTGCTGCGCAGTATTTTATCAGCAAGCAATTGACCGAATATGCTTTGCAGACTTATCAGCAAGGAAGAAAGTCTAGCAACGACCATCAGGAATACGCTCTGGAGCTCGCCAATACGTATCGTATTTTGGGAGACAAAGAAAAGATGATGAATGAATATCTCGTCTTCGCTTCGCTCAGACCACAAAACTTGAGATACGTCAAGAACATTCTCCAAAACCTACTTCAAAACGAAGAGGACATGCAAAAATTCCAAAATTCGCTCATGGACAATATCCAGAGAGATCCTAGTACAGATATGTATGCGGACTTGTTGATTTGGGCTTTTATGCAGCAAAAGAATTTCCATGGAGCCTTTATTCAAGCCAAGGCAATAACCAAGCGTTTTCGTGAAAATGGCTATCGTTTGATGGATATTGGGATGATCGCTTTGGACAACAAAAGTTATGTTGAAGCAGAAGAGGTATTTGAATACATTATTCAAAGTATGCCAGAAAGCCAATACTATTTGCAAGCAAGGCGTGAATTAATCAAAACGCGTCAAGAAAAAGTGAAAAATGTATTTCCTGTAGATCAAACGGCAATCCGTCAGCTTACCAAAGATTATGAGTCATTGATTATCGAAGTGGGATTGAATGCAGAGACGATCGAAGCGTTCAGACAAAAAGCCCTGCTGCATGCTTTTTATCTGGATGAAAAAGATTCTGCGATCGCCATGCTTAATCAAATTATAGCCCTGCCAAGAGTGGATCTCAAATCTAAATCATTGAGCAAATTGGATCTTGGCGATATATTTTTATTGATCGATGAGCCATGGGAAGCAACATTGCTTTATTCCCAAGTGGAGAAAGCTAACAAGTCTAGTGATATCGGTTATGAGGCAAAATTCAAGAATGCAAAGTTGAATTATTACTTGGGAAACTTTGAATTGGCCAAGAGTCACTTGGACATCCTCAAAACCGCCACGACCAAAGAAATTGCCAATGATGCCATGGCATTGAGCTTGTTGATTCAAAACAATACCGTTTTGGATACATCTGATTTTGTACTCAAGGAATTTGCTGACATTGATTTGCTCCGTTTTCAAAATAAAACACTGGAAGCCAAGGACAAATATTTGCAGATGTTGAAATCCTATCCTCACCATTCGTTGACTGACGAAATCCACTGGCAACTGGCTCATATATACTTAGAGATTGGGGAGTATGAAAACGCCGTCTTGAATCTGGATGTGATAGAGTCAGATTACAAAACAGACATATTTGGCGATGATGCGCTTTTCCTGAAGGGTAAAATATTTGAAGAATATTTGCATGATACAGATACTGCAATGGAGCTTTACAAATCATTTCTGATCACTTACCCAGGCAGCATCTATGTCGCGGAAGCGAGAAAGCGTTTTAGAACACTAAGAGGCGATAACGTTTACCAATAA